DNA sequence from the Daphnia pulex isolate KAP4 chromosome 8, ASM2113471v1 genome:
CCACGGACGACTGGGCAGAGTAGCAAGGTCTGTTTGCGATTTGTTTGCAAATAAGCTGACTTCAACTTGAATTTGTCCCGCctttcactagctggcacgaaaCAAATCAAGTgagattactccagcagctttcctTATGactcaacaaacaaatgatttagtttgctatttcagacttttcttaacttttgcaacataaaaatctataataataacagaaaGTATGGGgggacaagaaaaataataaaacttacaattttctgaagaaaaaaataattttcctgcctgtggctTTGTTTGAGTTAgagttccaactaactttggcaGCAAACAGTTAGTCATGCTGAATCTGAAGGAAATATtccaataaatattccaacataatgcaataaactaaagttaattgCTACCTACTGCTTGAGTAAAAAATTCAGATaaatacaacacatgttgGTATATGTGCGCTGCATCTTTTCATGTGACTTCCCCAAAGTTactgcaataaacctgaagattacccatggccGAGAAGCTGCTAAgtgttttaatttcttattagAATAGTAATAATTCCTGGAaaaggaataatttttttagatgttgAACCTTGATGTGCAGGATAACTATTCAAATTCACGCCTTTATGGTGAACGAATCTTGCTCAAAATATTGTGGACTCATCTAGCGAATTCATCTCATCTATCTAGCCATCTAGCGAATTTGAAATAGGCCCCTagacataaaaaatattagtaCATGTTTTTTTAGATAATTTTGCTTTAACTTTTTCATATGAGTAAAGAATATTTGCCTATTCATTGGTGATTATCGcgatttctgaaaattttaaatatcagTATTACTTTGTCAATGGGTTGGTTATCTCTTAAGTTACATTAACCAAATCAATTAACactaattaataataaatgatgCACCACCAAATAGCAAATTAactgtgttttattttttaaccttGACTTTCTGACACAAACGAACGGGCAGGCCATAGCGGCATACACAACAACGAAAGCAATGGACAGGGAAATAATTAAACGCAAAATGTTGTGAATTATGAACAATTAGTCacagaaaaaatgtaattccaACTGCCAATTTTTCTGttcacttttctctttccattcATTTATGTTCTCTGCCGTAAGCAGTTCTGGATTATTGTGATTGAATTGCAACGTCATTTCCTTGATTGAGTTTTTATCACTCATCAATAAATCAATTCCCTTTTTGGTCAAAGAATCGCAGAAAGCAACTTCTAATTCTTCCAAATTATGAAAATCATGAAGCAACGCGGCCCTTTCAAGTATGACATCCGTAAGTTCAAAACAATGAGCGATTTCAAGACCCCTGAGAGAAGGCAAagacaaaagcaaaagaaggGATTCGGAATCAACAAACGAAAAGGTCAGACGCAATACTTCAAGTTTCGTCACAATTGGATGTTCAACATTAATTCGTTTCCAAAGCACAGAACTGTCCTGTTCTTCAACAGGAATTTCATAGCAAACGCAATGATAAATTAAAAGCAAATTGAGATTAGGACATAACTCGAAGATAGAATGAAAGTCGACACCATAGAAATGTTTAAGTTTCAGGCTCTCGAGAAGATTTCCATTGGCCTTTAGCAATGGGATCACTCCATCATAAAACGTTACTTCAGGGCAAGCAGATATGTCTAGGTGACAAAGACTAGCAACTGATAATAATTCCAACAAGTCACTATCAAGAAAATTACTAATCCCCTTAATCTTGACATTGATAATTGAAGGGCAAAGAAGGAGCGCTAAGCCTAAGCTACCTTGTGTATACGGACTAGCGACAGCGATTTCAATTAAGGAATATTTGGGGATTACGGGCAGGTTACTCTCAAGCGCTAATTGGTGAATGTTACTCAAGACTTCTACAACTAACTCATGACGTAAAACTCTCAAGGAGGGCAGGTTTTGAAGAGcgatttgaattcctttcttGGTAACACTAGTTCCCTTAACGCGCAATATCTGGATACATTTACACTTTCCATTAGCCCACATATAATCTATCCTTCCACATTCTTTTCCTGAATGGTAGGCATCACCACACAATCTTTGAATTCCAGCATCAGTCACAGCTGGACAGTGACTCACATCCAACTCCCTTcaaaatattacattttaacGTTAATAGAATTAtagacaataaaaatattcagttGACACTTTTTCTACCTTAGATATTTGcaatattttccaaaaactTCCAAGCTATTATCTCCCACTGAAGTGTATGCAATCTCCAATTTCTCTAATTGCTGGAATTTAGGAAAGAATTGTAGTATGGATGTCTCAATATCAAGAATGTTTTCTCTGTCCCTTTGAAATTCGAATGATTTCAGACactgcaaaatttaaataagctCAACTGTAAGATTATATTACTAGAACAATAAACTTAGTTGCTTATTACTGGACATTGGATAGCAGCATGTTTAAGATATTCACGAATCTGAACTTCATTACATGAGGTAAATAGAAGCTCATCGAGTTGAGAAGTGATAACCCATTTCAAGTGTTTACCcagcaattccttttcttgAAGATAGTACATGTTTTCCTCCAGAACATGCAAAGCTAGAAGCAATAAAAAGTGTTGATTACAGTGAAGTCAATTACGTATCACATTCGATAACTTACGTAGTTGATGTAAAGGACTCGTGCCGAGCTCTGAATCTGATATGGTGTCTGATAGCTTGATTGATGGCTTCCATGACCACTGATCCATGCTTTGTACAACATGAGCTATCGACAGTTCCAATAaagtttttacatttttcactCGTGGCATAATGAAActacaaaaaaagagtttgtcgAAGTTACTGAACAACCGTTACACGGCTATGTgtaagtttaagttttttgaaaCGAAGGTGAACAAAAATTAACGAGACAAATAACCAGAAATAGCAGACGATCTTTGGATGTCTTTAAGAACAACGTTGCCATAATgccattaaattaaataactgAATTAGGAAATatgattgaaaaatgaaaaccgaAAACGTGGATTTCAGTTATATTCTATAAGCATAATCTTTTACCCTGATTTGGTCATCGcgaattgaaatattttattttgcataAAAACTGACAAACAGTGAAAATAAATGCTTTTAAATTCCACCACGAGTTGATCAGCGATTCAGCGTCAACTGGTAGTGATAGCCGCTGGACAGTAAGCTCCAGCTCCACGCCTAATCTCAGATAATCATAGTTTTGTTAGTAAACGCACAACTTCAAAATTGACCGATTTATTTTCTAGCCTCAACATTATGACAATAATGAACAGGCAAAGGGCATATGACAACCAAACGCAatggaaagggaaaataattaataacaaaatctCACGAATTATGAACAATTAGTCTCGTACATCACAAATATTTAGAATCAATTGCCAATTTTTCTGTATCCTTTTCTCTTCCCATTCATTAAAGTTCTCTACAGTCAGAAGTTCTGAATAATCGCCTTCAAATGTTAAGTCCATGTATTTGATTGAGTTGTTATcgttcataaaaaaatcaattccttttttggtCAGAGAATTGCAGCAATATAATTCTAATTGtgccaaattttgaaaatgatgacgCAACACAACTGTTTCGAGTATGCTATCCGTAAGTtcattacaataaaaaatctcAAGAATCCTGAGTGAAGGCGATGACAAGAGCTGCAAAAGTATGGATTCGgcattgaattgaaaaggcGATTCAAGTATCAAACGCAATACTTCAAGTTTTCTTAAAATTGGTGGTTCGATTTTGATTCGTTTCCAACGCACAAAACTGTCCTTTTCTTCAACAggaatttcacaaaatttacAATTATCAATTGCAAGCGAATTGAGATTAGGACAGAACTCAATGATAGAATGAATGTCGACATCAGAGAACATCTCAAGTTTCAGGCTCTCGAGAAGATTTCCTTTGGCCTTCAGCAATGGAAacactccatcataaaatgttaCACTAGAAggattaaaacattttatctGTAGGTGACGAAGACTGGCAAGTTTTAATAATTCCAACAAGTCACTATTAAGAAAATCACTCTTGATCTCCTCAATCTTGACCTTGATAACTGAAGGGCAAAGTGCGAGCGCTAAGCCAAAGCTTCCTTGTGTATGCGGACCAGCGACAGCGATTTTAATTAAGGAATATTTGGGAATTAAGGGTGGGTTACTCTTCAGTGCTGATTGATGAATGTTACTCAAGACTTCTACAACTAACTCATGACTTAAAACTTTCAAGGAAGGCAGGTTTTGAAGAGcgatttgaattccttttttggtAACACTAGTTCCCTTAACGCGCAATTTCTGGATAAGCTTACACTTCCCATAATCCCatatatattcttttcttctactttccCCTTCCAAATGGTGGGCTCCACCACACAATCTTTGAATTCCATTGTCTGTCACACCTGGACAGTAACTCACATCCAGCTCCcttcaaaaatattacattttgaCGTTAATAATTgtaggcaaaaaaaaaaatatttcagatgACACTTTGTACCTTAGATGTTTGAAATAAGTTCCAAAAACTTCTAAGCTGTTGTCTCTCACAGAAGTGTTTGCAATTTCCAATACCTCTAATTGCTGGAATTTAGGAAGGAATTGCACGATGGATGTTTCAATATCTAGCTTTtcccaagttaaaaaaattttcaattttttcagtaGCTGCAATAATTAAAAGAAGGTTAATTGAAAGATTATCTTattagagaaataaaattaattgtttcttaCTGGACATTGGATAGAAGCATGTTTAAGTTGTACATGAAtctctttttcatcatttgaGGTTAATAGAAGCTCATTTAGTTGAGATGTGATGACCCATTTTAAGTGTTTACTCAGCAAGTAATTCATTTGGAGATGTTGCACAATTTTTTCCAGCACATGCAGAGCTAGAAGCAATTAAATATATAACTAATACAATAATAAGACAGTGAAATAAAACACTTTTTAGATTCACCAACTTACGTAGCTGATGTAAAGGACTTTGTACTAGCTCTGAATCTGATATGGTGTCTGAAAGCTCGATTGGCTTCCATTCCCACTTATTCATGCTTTGAACAACATGAGCTATCGACAGTTCCAATAAAGTTTTTGCACTTTTTGCTCGAGGCATGATGGAACTGCAAAAATATCGCCTGGGTTAAATTATGAAACAACCGTTTTACGGCTGTGTgcaaatcaaaagtttttttaaaaagcgaaAACCCaaccaaattttaaatcgCTAACCATGAAGTCAGAAGGTGAACGTTCGAACGAACATGAAacgaaattattaaattacGAAAGCCAGGAACAGCAGACGATTCACCACGATTTTCATTAAGGAACACAGTTGCCAAAACAATCAATACATGATCTGGCTGGACCTTAAAATTAGTTAAAATTACCCGCGCAGTCAATAAtgcaaaaatgataataaccCAATCATAGTGAATCGACAGGAGTCACTCTTAATCAAAATCGTGTTTCCCTGACTcgtcaaattcaaatctaaCACTAACAGGATTCACTTCACGGGCACATTTAAACGTAGAAATATTCCGTAAGACTGAATTCTTAAAATGCTTTGAATGATATGAGTCTTTCAACTCCTAACGAGGACATCCAATAGCCAAAAATTAACTGCCTTGAACGAGCTATAATGATTAATGAAGTCCCTATCTCAAATGAGCACATCAAAATATACACTCCTCGATAGTGTTGACAATAGgtttataaaaaggaattcCTTTCTCAACAAATTTGTGGCAGtagaaaatagaatttgattacattttaACACTATGTGATCTGAAATAATGATAAAGTTTAAACTTACaagtaattttaattatgTGTTTGGCAATTTTTGCATGCTTCATTTGTTACTAGAAACGGCTTATACCAGCCTTTAAAGGCCAAAACGCCCAattgttcaaaaaaataatgaataagacatgttttttccaaagaaaatggtttttgaAAGAGTCGTTTCACGTTTATTTTGCTTGAAGGAATAAGCCACATATTTATTGTGCTAGATGTTTCATTGTCTTTGGTTTGCCGATTACCTTATATTTATAACGCAGATGTCGCCATATCAACTAATTTCCTATACAACTACAGGATCCCTTTTTCTTACAAGTGaagatgtttaaaaaaagagggcGCAATTAGAGATCTAGAAACTAAATGGAATTGAGgttacaaacatttttaacgCCGTTTCAAACCTCTTCTAGCTCACTCTTTATATACAATGACTGAGGCACAGCCGCACATAAAAGAAGTAAGCTAGTCGAACGACGTTTGCAGGACTTTCACCACGTGACAAATTAAGCGCGTAAGTTATGTTGTTATTGTAGAACAGAAAACGTCCTGGAAACTAGCAGCGCCGTGCTGGTTTTCATTCTAATAACAAGACTGTTAAACTATAGCCCACGGTTAGGTGTGACATCGCCTTACTGTTTGCTTCCGCTCCTCATCCAGCAGTCAGTGTTTCTCCAGCTGTAGTCTCTGAAGCATATCAACATCTTCAACAAGTTTCCTACATCTTGGTTGCGTTGAATTGCGAAAGGTGAACTTTTTTCAGTTGTTACTCGAAATGCGCCATCTCGTTTTGTTGTTCAGCCTCGTTTTATCCGTCACCGTGGCAGGTAAATAAATCGATTCCTGTAATGCAAATGACAACATGTTAATCAATTGCCTTATTATTTAGATGATTCGGCTAAAGACAAATCGCAAAACAGCAGTTACATAACAGATTCGCCTATTACCTTGGCAGAGACAACTTTGGCCACATCCTTAAACAGCAGCGGATACGACGAGGATTATTACCGCAAAAACAGCCGTCCGGCCAATGCTGTAAAGAAAAGCACAACAGTTAAACCCGTTGTCAGACGACCGGCTACTACGACCCGACGTCCATCAAGAACAACTAGGCGTCCAGCAGAAACTAAAGATCCCGTTCACAGTTGGGATCAAGCCGGTGAAGAAATACGCCATAACATATTTGTCAACATATTAAATTCAATGCAATCATTCATGCAGATACTTGCGGGGGCAATATCCTTGTGCCTTTGTCGGACGATCAGAATAATAAAGTCATCGAGGAAACTTATCGGTCGACTAGTTTCCCAATAGCGAGAACGTATCCATTAATCTGCACTTGGAATGTCAAGGTACGTAGAAAAATCACATTTGCCCTAGAAATTCATGGTGATGATGGGTCGACTCCAGGTGAGCAAGAATTGCCGTCACGGTCGAATTGTTTTGAGACTTGACGAACGCAGTCGACTGCCCAATGACAAGGAATGCGCCAATGGATACATCCGCGTTTCTCCCTTTATGAAAGAAGCCAAGTAATACAGTCAAAAGTTAAGTTTAGTTtacctgaaaatgaaatgattcatTATGGGATACAACAGAATCTGTGGCCGCATCGGAGATGTCCCTCCTCTCCAGTGGCACGTCGAGGACCAACAGTCGGAATCTGTGACCATTTCCATGCGGAATATGGGACTTGAAGAAGACAAATCCACCGGTCTGTCTTTCACCCTCCAAGGTACAGCACTGGCAcccttttaaaaatcttaatttcctaataaaaacaaattactttGATTAAACTTATAGGTGAATGTTTGGCATACTTATCAAACGTGACTATCAACGACACTGGCATGAATTCCAGCAACAGTCAGTGGCTGCATCAGCTGTGGAAAAACTCGGTAGTCGCTGGAGGACCCAGGGTTTTCATTCCAGGTGTGGAACTGGCCAATATTATTCCCTGGATGGAAAATCCTGGAACACTGCCGCCACCTACGACATTGGCAAGCGTCACTTCAGTAAATAACATTGAAAGTAACCTGAATCAACCCCCTACCCGTCGTCCTCGACCAACTCGACGTCCCAACACCCGACGCCCGTCACTTCCAACAGCTCATCCAGTCACTGCCCGTGCAACAACACCTCGACCCATAACTTTTGACCAATACGGTTCGTCTACATTTGAATACAAAAAGGGgttaataaataatcaaataattgaaaaacagATACGTGCGGAGGAACAATCCATGTCCCTTTGATATTCGATCGACTCTCATTTCACGAATCGTCGCATTTCTTCACTGGGCGGAATTATCCTCTCGTCTGCATCTGGAAtgtcaaagtaaaaaatcaaacttttaTAACGgctttaataatttaatcaattaCATTCGCAGGTGAGTCCGCTCTGCCGTCGTACACGAGTCACAATGAGAGTGGATGTCCGGAGTCGATTGGCCGATGTGGATGGCTGTACAAAG
Encoded proteins:
- the LOC124199562 gene encoding uncharacterized protein LOC124199562; amino-acid sequence: MPRAKSAKTLLELSIAHVVQSMNKWEWKPIELSDTISDSELVQSPLHQLPLHVLEKIVQHLQMNYLLSKHLKWVITSQLNELLLTSNDEKEIHVQLKHASIQCPLLKKLKIFLTWEKLDIETSIVQFLPKFQQLEVLEIANTSVRDNSLEVFGTYFKHLRELDVSHCPAVTDAGIQRLCGDAYHSGKECGRIDYMWANGKCKCIQILRVKGTSVTKKGIQIALQNLPSLRVLRHELVVEVLSNIHQLALESNLPVIPKYSLIEIAVASPYTQGSLGLALLLCPSIINVKIKGISNFLDSDLLELLSVASLCHLDISACPEVTFYDGVIPLLKANGNLLESLKLKHFYGVDFHSIFELCPNLNLLLIYHCVCYEIPVEEQDSSVLWKRINVEHPIVTKLEVLRLTFSFVDSESLLLLLSLPSLRGLEIAHCFELTDVILERAALLHDFHNLEELEVAFCDSLTKKGIDLLMSDKNSIKEMTLQFNHNNPELLTAENINEWKEKSEQKNWQLELHFFCD
- the LOC124201189 gene encoding uncharacterized protein LOC124201189; its protein translation is MRHLVLLFSLVLSVTVADDSAKDKSQNSSYITDSPITLAETTLATSLNSSGYDEDYYRKNSRPANAVKKSTTVKPVVRRPATTTRRPSRTTRRPAETKDPVHSWDQADTCGGNILVPLSDDQNNKVIEETYRSTSFPIARTYPLICTWNVKVSKNCRHGRIVLRLDERSRLPNDKECANGYIRVSPFMKEAKICGRIGDVPPLQWHVEDQQSESVTISMRNMGLEEDKSTGLSFTLQGECLAYLSNVTINDTGMNSSNSQWLHQLWKNSVVAGGPRVFIPGVELANIIPWMENPGTLPPPTTLASVTSVNNIESNLNQPPTRRPRPTRRPNTRRPSLPTAHPVTARATTPRPITFDQYDTCGGTIHVPLIFDRLSFHESSHFFTGRNYPLVCIWNVKVSPLCRRTRVTMRVDVRSRLADVDGCTKGYYTVSPIMKEAKLCGRIGTVPPFQWYVDDQKLEDVSIVMENIGLNDGRSEGLSFSLQSECIQIRPDIKKIDVDIENYWSTTRWVNRLREESVKGDGPRLITPGIFGSTTISSILSNTQNFNKTTSNHFEDQSDIPWVILKPLSDTKVSSSSNVVPNVVSNEIVAPAAIHSSTSPVNNLPKIPDVTPHVTSPIPWVILKSPVSENHSPLKASTTPSTSAKPLTTVRPPTTHRSSTSPSTNKPTSTTRRPSNKTGSVQSTTATRLSSTTVRPSTAAKKPPTKSAVPSSTRVSTVRPTSPTVRQETKRQSTTTRKSGTKVPPTTKSPVLNVPNSNSKAATNGVRPIVINDDGIIDEAISDITSQLEEIKREAEINQQK